CACAAAACTAGCCATATAATTGACCAAAAAGGAAAAATCGTTAAACTTGACGAAAAAGTATTTAATTTTTTTCAAAATGTACAAGAAAAAGTTGATATGTTTGTAAAATCAAAAATGACAAAAAATAAACTAAAAAGTCTCTTTCATGAATAAAATAATTTAAAATTTTTTGAAATTAAAAAATTTTAAATTTATGACTTTTTACTTTTAAGTTTGTCTTGAGTTTCCCAGTTTGATGGCAAAAATTCACTTTTTGTTGAATATAAACATGCAAAAATACCCGTAAATACGGGTTTTTTGACATTAAAATCTTAATTTTTATTATTTTAAAATTAAGATTTTGCAAAAAAAAAAAAAAAATGCTTGGTATAAAAAAATTTTAGGTTATAATTAAACTCACTTAAGAATAATTAATAAATTTGGATTTTAGAATTAAGGGGGAATTAGTGATGTTTTTTGTCTAAAAAAATCAGACAGTGCGAATTTTCCATTATATTTTTAAATATGATGGGATGCCTTAAATTTGACCGTTTAGAAATCTACAAATTTATGGCTTTTAATTATTGTTCTTTCAAAACTTCAAATCTTTGTTTTTTAAACTCAATTTAAATAAAAACGAGTTTACTATTTACATTGAGTTTAAATAGTAGTTGTTTTTTTATGACTTTTTGCTTTTAAGTTTGTCTAATAAGTGATTAAAATCTAAATTATTTTCTGATTTTTTATCAGTTTCTTCGATAAAACCATTATTTTTCGTTAGTTCAAGTTTGGTGTTATATTCGATAGTTAATTCAGAAATAACCGCAAAAATAGAGTCAATTAGGTTTTTAAAGTAATTTGTCTGATTGGTTTGGTCGAGTTTCTCAAGAACTTCGTGTGGCAAAATTTTAGCAAAAACAGACTTAAGTGCATTTAAAACTTTGGTGTTGTTATGGTTTTTGTCAATAAACTTATACAAAATTGGTTTTAATTTTTGGGAATTATTAGACAATAAATTAAAAATTATGGCGTATAAATCGGGACTATTTTGATATTTATAATTATTAATCAAGAAAAAATCATCCATAATTGTGCTAATTAAATCACTTAATTCTTTAAAATTATCTTGTGCTAAGAAATCTGAAAAAGACTCAAAAATTAAATTTAAAGACTGATAATTTTCAGAATTTTTGTCAAGAATAAAGCTTAAATTAATTTTTGAAATAAATGGTAAAAATTTACCAAGTAAAGACTTAACAGAATCTATTTGTCTAGCTGAAGGAGAAAAAGAGATAATATCTTGGAAAAAATTATAAATATTGTCTTTATCTTTGATAAAATCACTAACTTTATTGGTTAAATTAGAAATAATATTAAAAAAGAAAGAAAAATCAGATGGATTATTGCTTATTCCGCTTTTTATTCCATAAATAACTTCGTTAGATAGCAAATTAATTAAATTATTAAAAGTTTTAGTATTAACTATTATATCGCTAGTACTTGTAATCAAAGTTATAAGTGAATTTATGTCTTCTTTTTCAATATTAAAGCCAAATTGACTTGATAGGGCGTCAAAAATAGTACTCAAAAAATTAGGTCTTTTAAGTGCTTCTATTACAAAACTTTTAATAAAAGCTACTGATTTATTGTAATTATTTGAATTTTGGAGAAATAAATACAAAATTTGACCAAAAGATTTAGCTGATATATAATCTTGATTATTTTGTATTAGTTCTGTAAAAATAAAAGTGACAAATTTTTGAACTGAATTAAATTGAAGTACTTCTTTTATTACTTGCTGAATATTTTCTTGACTTGAAATTGAGCTAACTAATAATTTAGAAATTGCCGGTTGGTTAAATAGTAAATTATAAAATAAATTAATCGATTTAGTGCTGTGGTTCTGAACATATTCGCTAGACAAAATTTCGTTTAAAAGTGCGAGAATATTTTCCTGAGAAAGGGCTTTTTCCTTCAAAAAACTTATTAAATCAGGGGATGTTTGTGTTTTATCCGACTCAGACAACTCAGAACTATCTTGTTCTGAGTTGTCGTCAGACTCAATTTGTTCAACATTTTGGATGGAAGAATTCGCAATAAATTCTTGTGCATATTGTGTTATATTTGTGAAAAATTCACTTTTTAAAATTACTTCAACAATGTTATTAAATGCCTCAAAATTTGGTTCAGATTTATTACCAAAAGTGTTAATTAAACCTTTAAATAAGTCGGCAAAATCGCTCTGTTCAGAACCAAAAAACCCGACAAATTGATTCAAAGCGCTAGCGTAATTTGCTGATTCTGGTTGCTGAAATGAAATTGTATGTAGATCCTTAATGCTTTTTTCTTCAAAACTAGAATTTTCACTAATAAAATTTTGAAGCGAACCATTAATAGTAATTTTTTCTAAAATTTCATTGCTAGAGCCAAAATCTATTTGCTGAGACTCTAAATTATTAGCGGAAAAATTAGTTTGTAAAAGTTCATCATTTTCATTGAGTTTTTTAGATTTATTAAGGTCTGTAGGGGATAAAGCTAATGAAATAATTAAATTTTGCGCTATTTGTTTGTTGGCTTTTATTTGAGGTCTGAAATCTAAATCTG
This sequence is a window from Mesomycoplasma ovipneumoniae. Protein-coding genes within it:
- a CDS encoding SGNH/GDSL hydrolase family protein codes for the protein MKKALKILFQTSTPILLNVGIISGAVFFSAKQTHLGSNLLKKSETALLKELNYLALGDSLSSGFDWENNLDGRGKMTNGSISGISFPAFFANFAQTIQPNSVKSFKNLALNNSSILDWIYLLDPKNNIISDKNLSNLRVQTYNSSNFAETIRSVFENFTGDFSNLRQEIRNANLITISIGFKDFLNEFNSNFFDNILSSNTPRNLYDSITTNINYAFIKIKHNLKKLITLIKNINPETYINLIGYYNEHPKIDKFLNDLLKNYLSEFEPNLLSVSRLNDEIKEVSQQMGINFINPFFEKSWDEKSGPFFDTDLDFRPQIKANKQIAQNLIISLALSPTDLNKSKKLNENDELLQTNFSANNLESQQIDFGSSNEILEKITINGSLQNFISENSSFEEKSIKDLHTISFQQPESANYASALNQFVGFFGSEQSDFADLFKGLINTFGNKSEPNFEAFNNIVEVILKSEFFTNITQYAQEFIANSSIQNVEQIESDDNSEQDSSELSESDKTQTSPDLISFLKEKALSQENILALLNEILSSEYVQNHSTKSINLFYNLLFNQPAISKLLVSSISSQENIQQVIKEVLQFNSVQKFVTFIFTELIQNNQDYISAKSFGQILYLFLQNSNNYNKSVAFIKSFVIEALKRPNFLSTIFDALSSQFGFNIEKEDINSLITLITSTSDIIVNTKTFNNLINLLSNEVIYGIKSGISNNPSDFSFFFNIISNLTNKVSDFIKDKDNIYNFFQDIISFSPSARQIDSVKSLLGKFLPFISKINLSFILDKNSENYQSLNLIFESFSDFLAQDNFKELSDLISTIMDDFFLINNYKYQNSPDLYAIIFNLLSNNSQKLKPILYKFIDKNHNNTKVLNALKSVFAKILPHEVLEKLDQTNQTNYFKNLIDSIFAVISELTIEYNTKLELTKNNGFIEETDKKSENNLDFNHLLDKLKSKKS